The Nitrosospira lacus genome window below encodes:
- the sufD gene encoding Fe-S cluster assembly protein SufD — translation MSVSMVTGSSYLESLLQGQPQLPSSPLAWLNQLRADAVDRAGTLKVPTTRDEEWRFTDISPLYRLSFQPVRAESSLRTADIEHFYLAETAIRLVFVDGVYAPQLSREPDGAKDPGLVVTNLSGSAAAHAVAIEPHLGRHAGFQDNVFAALNTAFLHDGALILVPRNGVVEEPVHLLFIATQKEAASHPRCLLIAESGSMVTVVEDYVTLQEDAYVTNAVTEIVLADNARVDHIRVQRDSTEAFHIANCAVSLAHASHYRSVSVALGARISRYNLNTLLAAEGAECAIDGLALITGRQLADTHTCIDHAKPHGTSIQSHKCIVDGAAHAVFNGKIVVRPGAQRTDSSQSSRNLLLNAKARVDTKPQLEIFADDVKCAHGATVGQLDNEEVFYLKSRGLSETTARNLLTYAFGAEIIDRISIASLKQRLEQTVLEQTQRN, via the coding sequence ATGAGCGTGAGCATGGTCACCGGCAGCAGCTATCTTGAAAGCCTGCTTCAGGGGCAGCCGCAATTGCCATCGAGTCCGCTGGCGTGGCTTAACCAGTTGCGGGCTGACGCCGTCGATCGTGCCGGTACGCTGAAGGTGCCTACCACACGCGATGAGGAATGGCGCTTTACCGACATCTCACCGCTGTACCGGCTATCGTTCCAACCGGTGCGTGCCGAGTCATCGTTGAGAACCGCGGACATCGAACACTTCTACCTGGCAGAAACGGCGATCCGCCTCGTATTCGTCGATGGCGTGTACGCGCCGCAGTTATCCCGGGAGCCGGATGGCGCTAAAGACCCCGGCCTGGTCGTTACGAATCTATCGGGGTCGGCAGCCGCCCATGCGGTGGCGATAGAGCCGCATCTTGGCCGTCACGCCGGGTTTCAGGACAACGTGTTTGCCGCACTCAATACCGCATTCCTGCACGATGGAGCGCTGATACTCGTGCCACGCAATGGAGTGGTCGAAGAGCCGGTGCATCTTTTATTTATCGCGACACAAAAGGAAGCGGCAAGTCATCCGCGTTGCTTGTTGATAGCCGAATCCGGCAGCATGGTAACGGTTGTCGAGGACTACGTTACGTTACAGGAGGATGCTTACGTAACCAATGCGGTGACAGAGATCGTACTTGCCGACAATGCCCGGGTTGATCATATTCGCGTTCAGCGCGACAGTACCGAGGCATTTCACATTGCGAATTGCGCGGTGTCGCTCGCCCATGCAAGCCACTACCGGTCAGTCAGCGTCGCACTTGGCGCACGTATCTCGCGCTATAACCTGAACACGCTGCTTGCAGCTGAAGGGGCGGAGTGCGCCATTGACGGACTGGCATTGATCACAGGACGGCAACTTGCCGATACGCATACCTGCATCGATCACGCGAAGCCTCACGGGACAAGTATCCAGTCACATAAATGCATCGTGGATGGCGCTGCGCACGCGGTATTCAACGGTAAAATCGTGGTTCGTCCGGGCGCACAGCGTACCGATTCTTCGCAATCGAGCCGTAACCTGCTGCTGAATGCGAAGGCGCGCGTGGATACCAAGCCGCAACTGGAAATTTTCGCGGATGATGTGAAGTGTGCGCATGGGGCAACTGTTGGCCAACTTGATAATGAGGAAGTATTTTATCTCAAGAGCCGCGGGCTATCCGAGACCACCGCACGCAACTTGCTGACGTATGCGTTTGGCGCCGAAATCATCGATCGCATATCGATTGCGTCGCTGAAACAACGGCTTGAGCAGACAGTGCTTGAGCAAACTCAGAGAAACTGA
- the aroB gene encoding 3-dehydroquinate synthase: protein MKTITVDLDATPSERSYPIHIGSAILSQIELIMTHLPRKRVAIVTNTTVAPLYLERLRSALEKQDVASVPIILPDGEEYKNWQTLNLIFDALLTNRCERGTPVIALGGGVVGDLAGFAAATYLRGVPFIQYPTTLLAQVDSSVGGKTGINHPLGKNMIGAFYQPRAVVADSTTLETLPERELRAGIAEIIKYGLIRDSIFLAWIERNMTKLLARDPEVLIEAIYRSCRNKAEVVEADEHESGVRALLNLGHTFGHAIENALGYGTWLHGEAVAAGTILAAELSRRMGMISQVDVERIRSIYVQAGLPVAAPDLGPEKYIDLMGLDKKVAEGKMRFILLQQIGEAVVHSGVPAEALAETLLECTAHA from the coding sequence ATGAAAACCATCACGGTAGATCTTGATGCTACACCGAGCGAGCGCAGCTATCCGATACATATCGGCAGCGCCATTTTGAGCCAGATCGAACTCATCATGACCCACTTACCGCGGAAGCGGGTTGCTATCGTGACCAATACCACGGTGGCGCCGCTTTATCTGGAACGGTTGCGTAGTGCACTGGAGAAGCAAGATGTGGCGTCAGTCCCCATCATTCTTCCTGACGGGGAAGAGTACAAGAATTGGCAAACACTCAATCTCATTTTTGATGCGCTGCTGACAAACCGCTGTGAACGCGGCACCCCGGTTATCGCGCTCGGTGGGGGAGTTGTCGGTGATCTGGCCGGCTTCGCCGCCGCCACCTATTTGCGTGGCGTGCCATTTATTCAATATCCGACCACGCTGCTGGCGCAGGTTGACTCTTCGGTCGGTGGCAAGACGGGTATTAACCATCCGCTTGGCAAGAATATGATCGGTGCTTTTTATCAACCCAGGGCGGTGGTGGCTGACAGCACGACATTGGAAACTCTGCCCGAAAGAGAATTACGCGCAGGCATTGCGGAGATTATCAAGTACGGTTTGATCCGGGATTCCATTTTTCTGGCGTGGATAGAACGGAACATGACAAAACTTCTGGCGCGTGATCCCGAAGTGCTGATCGAAGCAATATACCGCAGTTGCAGGAATAAGGCCGAAGTTGTGGAGGCCGACGAGCATGAAAGCGGTGTCCGCGCATTGCTGAACCTGGGGCATACCTTTGGTCATGCCATCGAGAATGCACTCGGTTATGGTACGTGGCTGCATGGCGAGGCCGTGGCGGCAGGTACGATATTGGCAGCGGAATTGTCACGGCGCATGGGTATGATCAGCCAGGTTGACGTGGAGCGTATCCGCAGCATCTACGTGCAAGCGGGCCTCCCTGTAGCCGCTCCCGATCTGGGCCCGGAAAAATATATAGATTTGATGGGGCTGGACAAGAAAGTAGCGGAGGGAAAAATGCGTTTCATCCTGCTCCAGCAGATTGGCGAGGCTGTTGTCCATTCCGGTGTGCCTGCTGAGGCTCTCGCCGAAACGCTTCTGGAATGCACTGCTCATGCATGA
- a CDS encoding DUF488 domain-containing protein, which translates to MTMRLRLERVYEPPPHPDGIRILVDRLWPRGLSKAKAGIDFWAKEVAPSNELRDWYQHELEKWPEFRRRYREELKNNDAAVKELIAKLGNGNATLLFGSRELNHNNAVVLKEYLETLR; encoded by the coding sequence ATGACGATGAGACTCAGACTTGAACGAGTATACGAGCCACCCCCACACCCGGATGGAATACGCATACTCGTCGACCGCTTGTGGCCACGCGGTCTTTCGAAGGCTAAGGCCGGGATCGATTTCTGGGCCAAGGAAGTAGCGCCCTCGAATGAGTTACGCGACTGGTATCAACATGAGCTGGAGAAGTGGCCCGAATTCCGGCGCAGATACCGGGAAGAGCTTAAGAACAACGACGCGGCTGTCAAGGAACTCATCGCGAAACTTGGAAACGGAAACGCCACGCTTCTCTTTGGTTCCAGGGAGCTCAATCACAATAACGCCGTCGTGCTAAAGGAATATCTGGAAACATTACGATAA
- a CDS encoding NifU family protein, which translates to MPKISEIEGTPNKNALKFILKEPLTWGVTHSYDNAEQAQDDPLAAALFDIDHVTNVFYVDRWITITQDGGADWQDLAREVADPIRAAPAATSQSAATVAAASSAIAGLSPEDQQRLETINTLLDEEIRPYLQNDGGDLHVLGLDGNKLSVHYQGACGTCPSSISGTLRGIQNLLRSIEPELEVVAM; encoded by the coding sequence ATGCCAAAGATATCTGAAATAGAAGGTACACCAAACAAGAATGCATTGAAATTCATTCTCAAGGAGCCATTGACCTGGGGCGTGACGCACTCGTACGACAACGCCGAGCAGGCGCAGGACGATCCCCTTGCCGCCGCGTTATTCGATATCGATCACGTGACCAACGTATTTTATGTCGATCGCTGGATCACGATCACGCAGGATGGTGGCGCCGATTGGCAGGATCTGGCCCGCGAAGTCGCCGATCCGATCCGGGCTGCGCCTGCGGCGACTTCGCAGTCAGCCGCTACCGTTGCGGCGGCATCCAGCGCCATTGCCGGTTTGAGCCCGGAGGACCAGCAGCGCCTTGAAACGATCAATACGCTGCTTGATGAGGAGATACGTCCTTATTTGCAAAATGACGGCGGTGATCTTCATGTGCTCGGCCTCGACGGCAACAAACTCAGCGTTCACTACCAGGGCGCCTGCGGCACTTGCCCGAGCTCAATTTCGGGCACGCTCAGAGGCATTCAGAATTTGTTGAGGTCGATAGAGCCCGAATTGGAAGTGGTCGCGATGTAG
- a CDS encoding cysteine desulfurase, with amino-acid sequence MQLIESALKSQFASMLDVEKIRADFPILKLQVGGKPLVYFDNAASSQMPQPVIDRLVRYQITQHANINRGVHYLSETATAEYEESRRKLQRFINAREDREVIFTSGTTDAINLVMHGYGRKFIGAGDEIILTTLEHHSNIVPWQMLAEEKGAKIRVVPITDAGELLIDEYEKLFNERTKFVGVMHVSNALGTINPVKSMIAFAHARGVPVLIDGAQAVPHMKVDVQDLDCDFYAFSGHKMCGPTGIGILYGKAELLERMQPFKGGGDMILSVTFEKTTYNTIPHKFEAGTPPIAAAIGLGAAIDYLLSIGMDAIASQEFDLLNYATEQISRVPGVRIIGTAAMKTAVLSFEVKGVHPHDIGTLLNQDGVAVRTGHHCVQPVMLRLKVPATTRASFAFYNTMAEVDSFIASLRTVQKIFT; translated from the coding sequence ATGCAGCTTATCGAATCCGCTTTGAAATCACAATTCGCCTCGATGCTGGACGTTGAAAAAATTCGTGCCGATTTTCCAATTCTCAAGCTCCAGGTCGGTGGCAAACCTCTGGTCTATTTCGACAACGCGGCGTCCAGTCAGATGCCGCAGCCGGTCATCGACCGCCTGGTGCGTTATCAGATCACGCAACATGCCAATATCAATCGTGGGGTGCATTATCTGTCAGAAACCGCGACCGCAGAATACGAGGAATCACGCCGCAAATTGCAGCGCTTCATCAACGCGCGCGAAGACAGGGAGGTCATCTTTACCAGCGGTACCACGGATGCGATCAATCTGGTGATGCATGGCTACGGCCGAAAATTCATCGGGGCGGGTGATGAAATCATCCTGACTACGCTAGAGCACCATTCGAATATAGTGCCTTGGCAGATGCTGGCGGAAGAGAAGGGGGCAAAAATCCGTGTTGTGCCCATTACTGATGCGGGTGAACTTTTAATCGACGAATACGAGAAGCTTTTTAACGAGCGCACGAAATTTGTCGGCGTGATGCATGTGTCGAATGCGCTGGGTACGATCAACCCGGTCAAATCCATGATCGCGTTCGCGCATGCGCGCGGGGTACCGGTACTGATCGATGGGGCGCAGGCGGTGCCGCATATGAAAGTCGATGTGCAGGACCTCGACTGCGATTTCTATGCGTTCTCAGGTCACAAAATGTGCGGCCCGACCGGTATTGGCATTCTTTACGGCAAGGCCGAGCTGCTCGAGCGCATGCAGCCGTTCAAGGGTGGCGGCGATATGATTTTGTCGGTGACGTTTGAAAAGACCACCTACAATACCATTCCGCACAAGTTTGAGGCGGGTACGCCCCCGATTGCGGCCGCGATCGGACTGGGGGCCGCGATCGATTATTTGTTGTCGATTGGCATGGATGCGATTGCTTCGCAGGAATTTGACCTGCTCAACTATGCGACTGAACAGATAAGCCGTGTACCGGGTGTGCGTATTATTGGCACCGCCGCCATGAAAACCGCGGTGCTGTCGTTTGAAGTCAAGGGTGTGCATCCGCATGATATCGGTACACTCCTGAATCAGGACGGAGTCGCGGTACGTACCGGTCATCATTGTGTGCAGCCGGTGATGCTGCGTCTCAAGGTGCCGGCAACCACACGCGCCTCTTTTGCTTTTTACAACACGATGGCTGAGGTGGATTCATTTATTGCGAGCCTCCGCACTGTACAGAAGATTTTTACGTAA
- a CDS encoding sensor histidine kinase, with the protein MASATASFPVPGFKRGLRLRVALAFAVFCIVVVGTLGISLYIASDDIEEAHIEQIIETEMDYLLQRYRERADFVPQVGSNLEKYIIHDSIEEAQLPSYLQGLNYRRHKVFRGPEEVRVAVRHVDGVKFLVAYEIGLHDQRQQELRLLIVLSLLSVVGVALVVGYLLAGLLVKQVTDLAERVRHLAPGDVQGATMIQPGQDEEVAQLAHALDDYQNRITRMLRREQEFTANVSHELRTPITTILTSCELLVTEPNLSERTRSRIGMIEAAATRMGEQLQALLFLAREQALGIMEPVALAECVYDAVEPVCTEIYRKRLIFEVAIAPKAVLTLNRQALHTALVNLLRNAVQYTERGFIRVNFSRNRLSISDSGIGIEPFYMPLLYERFFRGSSQGEGLGIGLAIVKRICDHYGWIIEVESTPGKGATFHITFP; encoded by the coding sequence ATGGCCTCGGCTACCGCCTCATTTCCCGTGCCGGGGTTTAAGCGCGGCCTCCGCCTGCGTGTTGCGCTGGCATTTGCGGTATTCTGCATAGTTGTTGTTGGGACCCTCGGTATCAGCCTTTATATCGCTTCCGACGATATCGAAGAGGCGCATATCGAGCAGATCATCGAAACCGAGATGGATTATCTGCTCCAGCGCTATCGCGAGCGTGCCGATTTTGTGCCGCAGGTCGGATCCAATCTCGAGAAATACATCATCCATGATTCCATTGAGGAAGCCCAGCTTCCATCCTATTTGCAGGGCCTCAATTACAGGCGTCACAAGGTTTTCCGGGGTCCCGAGGAGGTTCGCGTCGCGGTACGACACGTCGATGGCGTGAAATTTCTTGTTGCCTATGAAATCGGACTTCACGACCAGCGGCAGCAGGAACTCAGGCTTCTTATCGTGCTGTCCCTTCTCTCGGTGGTCGGTGTCGCGCTTGTGGTGGGGTACCTGCTTGCGGGGTTGCTTGTCAAACAAGTCACCGATCTTGCTGAACGGGTAAGACATCTTGCACCGGGCGACGTACAGGGCGCAACCATGATACAGCCGGGGCAGGATGAGGAGGTAGCTCAGCTCGCTCATGCACTGGATGATTATCAGAACCGTATTACACGCATGTTGCGGCGCGAGCAAGAGTTCACCGCCAACGTCAGTCATGAGTTGCGAACGCCGATTACCACGATTCTGACGAGTTGCGAGTTGCTGGTTACGGAGCCCAATCTCTCCGAGCGAACGCGCTCTCGCATTGGAATGATCGAAGCCGCGGCGACCCGCATGGGCGAGCAATTGCAGGCCCTGCTATTTCTCGCCCGTGAACAGGCCCTGGGAATTATGGAACCGGTCGCACTCGCCGAGTGTGTTTATGATGCGGTAGAGCCTGTGTGTACGGAGATCTATCGTAAGCGCCTTATTTTCGAGGTCGCGATAGCACCAAAAGCTGTCCTTACGTTGAACCGCCAAGCGCTTCATACCGCTCTCGTGAATCTGCTTCGCAATGCGGTGCAATATACCGAACGTGGTTTTATCCGGGTGAATTTCAGTCGAAACCGGCTATCGATCTCCGATTCCGGCATTGGCATCGAACCCTTTTATATGCCTCTTCTGTATGAGCGTTTCTTTCGCGGATCAAGCCAGGGTGAGGGTTTGGGAATCGGCTTGGCTATCGTCAAGCGTATTTGCGACCACTACGGCTGGATTATCGAGGTTGAAAGTACTCCCGGAAAAGGAGCGACTTTCCATATCACCTTTCCCTGA
- the hemE gene encoding uroporphyrinogen decarboxylase, with the protein MTKLKNDTLLRALLRQPTEYTPVWLMRQAGRYLAEYNQTRARAGSFLALCKNPDFATEVTMQPLARFPLDAAILFSDILTIPDAMGLGLYFSEGEGPKFERPLREEWEIRSLTVPDPAIHLRYVMDAVSQIRKTLDNRIPLIGFSGSPFTLACYMVEGCGGTDFRQIKTMLYQRPDLLHHILNINAQAVTAYLNAQIESGAQAVMIFDTWGGALSHAAYQEFSLRYMSQILAGIKREQGGVRIPSIVFTKGGGLWLESIADSGCDAVGLDWTVDIGEARRRIGHKVALQGNLDPAVLFSTPEIITAEVEKILAAYGDGPGHVFNLGHGISQFTPPESALTLVEAVHSVSQKYHRH; encoded by the coding sequence ATGACAAAATTAAAAAACGATACCCTGCTGCGAGCCCTGCTGCGGCAGCCCACCGAGTACACGCCTGTATGGCTGATGCGCCAGGCAGGCCGTTATCTGGCCGAATACAACCAGACCAGGGCTCGCGCCGGTAGTTTTCTTGCGCTGTGCAAGAATCCCGATTTTGCCACCGAGGTTACCATGCAACCCTTGGCACGGTTTCCGCTGGATGCCGCGATACTGTTCTCGGATATTCTTACCATACCGGATGCGATGGGGCTGGGACTTTATTTTTCCGAAGGCGAGGGCCCCAAGTTCGAGCGTCCATTACGAGAGGAATGGGAAATTCGTTCGCTTACGGTACCTGATCCCGCCATTCATCTGCGTTATGTCATGGATGCCGTTTCACAAATTCGCAAGACGCTGGACAATCGTATTCCGCTGATTGGTTTTTCAGGCAGCCCCTTTACGCTTGCCTGCTATATGGTGGAGGGATGCGGCGGCACCGATTTCCGTCAAATCAAAACCATGTTGTACCAGCGGCCGGATTTGCTGCATCACATACTCAATATCAACGCCCAGGCGGTAACCGCCTATCTGAACGCGCAGATCGAATCCGGCGCCCAGGCGGTAATGATTTTTGATACCTGGGGTGGAGCGTTGTCGCACGCCGCCTATCAGGAATTTTCTTTGCGTTATATGAGCCAGATATTGGCTGGAATCAAACGAGAGCAGGGGGGGGTGCGCATTCCCAGCATTGTTTTTACCAAGGGCGGCGGGTTATGGTTGGAGAGCATCGCTGACAGTGGTTGCGATGCGGTGGGTCTCGACTGGACCGTCGATATCGGTGAAGCACGCCGGCGCATTGGCCACAAAGTGGCGCTGCAAGGTAATCTCGACCCCGCGGTGCTGTTTTCCACGCCGGAAATAATTACCGCAGAGGTGGAAAAAATTCTCGCCGCCTATGGTGACGGCCCCGGTCATGTATTCAACCTTGGGCACGGTATTTCCCAGTTTACTCCGCCCGAGAGCGCCTTGACGCTGGTGGAAGCCGTCCACAGCGTTAGTCAAAAATATCATCGGCACTAG
- the hemJ gene encoding protoporphyrinogen oxidase HemJ, giving the protein MLWIKSLHIIFMVTWFAGLFYLPRLFVYHAMSDDASGIERFKVMERKLYYGIMTPGAVLTILFGLWLWLGYGISGGWLHAKLALVIVLIGYHLYCGRLLADFKYDRNRHSHVYYRWFNEIPVVILIVVVILVVVKPF; this is encoded by the coding sequence ATGCTCTGGATAAAATCGCTACATATTATTTTCATGGTGACCTGGTTTGCCGGGCTCTTTTATTTGCCTCGCCTGTTCGTTTATCATGCGATGAGCGATGATGCGTCCGGCATTGAGCGTTTCAAGGTGATGGAACGCAAGCTCTATTATGGCATCATGACACCAGGTGCCGTATTGACGATTCTTTTTGGCCTGTGGCTTTGGCTGGGTTATGGTATTTCCGGCGGATGGTTGCATGCCAAACTTGCATTGGTGATCGTACTGATTGGATACCACCTCTACTGCGGCAGATTGCTTGCCGATTTCAAGTATGACCGCAACCGCCATAGTCACGTTTATTACCGCTGGTTCAATGAAATTCCGGTGGTGATTCTGATTGTGGTGGTGATACTGGTCGTGGTGAAACCGTTTTAA
- the sufU gene encoding Fe-S cluster assembly sulfur transfer protein SufU, with translation MSTKSLYQEVILDHNRKPRNYGTLDNASHHAVGHNPLCGDHLDIELNLDGERIDSIAFHGESCAICKASASMMTTVVKGKTRADAETLIHEFRDMAIGKLNLDGAHHLGRLTVFAGVRDLPTRVKCAILPWHTLQAALNSVTATSTEAEDDPMHASIGDA, from the coding sequence ATGAGCACAAAATCACTTTATCAAGAGGTTATCCTCGACCATAACAGGAAGCCGCGCAATTACGGTACGCTCGATAACGCAAGCCATCATGCAGTCGGCCATAATCCACTGTGCGGCGATCATCTAGATATCGAACTCAATCTTGATGGGGAGCGCATTGACAGTATTGCTTTCCATGGCGAGTCATGTGCGATTTGCAAGGCCTCCGCATCAATGATGACTACCGTCGTAAAAGGCAAGACACGCGCGGACGCTGAAACACTGATTCACGAATTTCGTGATATGGCGATCGGCAAGCTCAATCTGGATGGGGCTCATCATCTGGGGCGGCTCACCGTCTTTGCGGGAGTGCGGGATCTTCCGACACGCGTCAAATGCGCGATTCTGCCTTGGCATACATTGCAGGCGGCGCTCAATTCCGTGACCGCCACATCGACGGAGGCTGAAGACGATCCGATGCATGCCTCAATCGGTGATGCTTAA
- a CDS encoding deoxyguanosinetriphosphate triphosphohydrolase, translated as MHELAPYAVCSINSRGRRIEEESSPGRTEFQRDRDRIIHSTAFRRLEYKTQVFVNHEGDLFRTRLTHSLEVAQIGRSVARNLRLNEDLVEAIALAHDLGHTPFGHAGQDALNDCMKDYGGFEHNLQSLRVVDVLEERYGAFDGLNLCFETREGILKHCARKNARRLGDVGERFLTDQRPSLEAQLANLADEIAYNNHDIDDGLRSGLITQEQLEGVGLFSRHLALAKNQHPGISGRRLIHETVRRMINTLVADLIRQSAINIADARPDDLSAVRAAPVLIGFSNKILREQQELKKFLRDNLYRHYQVARMSTKARHTIEMLFNAFHSDILLLPPKYQTKYSQGKHQAIADYIAGMTDRYAIREYRRLFAIDET; from the coding sequence ATGCATGAGTTGGCGCCTTATGCGGTATGCTCGATAAACTCGCGCGGCCGCCGTATCGAGGAAGAGTCGTCCCCCGGCCGTACGGAGTTCCAGCGGGATCGTGATCGTATTATTCATTCCACCGCATTCCGCCGCCTCGAATACAAGACCCAGGTTTTTGTCAACCACGAAGGCGATCTTTTTCGCACGCGCCTGACACACAGCCTGGAAGTCGCGCAAATCGGCCGTTCCGTTGCCCGGAACCTGCGTCTTAATGAAGATCTGGTTGAGGCTATCGCCCTGGCGCATGATTTAGGCCATACTCCATTTGGCCATGCGGGGCAGGATGCGTTGAACGATTGCATGAAGGACTACGGCGGCTTCGAGCACAATCTGCAATCTCTGCGAGTGGTGGATGTGCTGGAAGAGCGTTACGGGGCATTTGATGGCTTGAACCTGTGTTTTGAAACGCGCGAAGGCATACTTAAGCACTGCGCCAGGAAGAATGCCCGAAGACTTGGCGATGTAGGCGAACGTTTTCTCACAGACCAGCGGCCTTCACTGGAAGCGCAGCTTGCCAATCTTGCCGATGAAATAGCCTACAATAACCACGATATCGACGACGGCTTGCGTTCAGGTCTCATTACGCAGGAGCAGCTTGAGGGGGTTGGTCTTTTCTCCCGGCACTTGGCGCTGGCTAAAAACCAGCATCCCGGAATCTCGGGACGGCGCTTGATTCATGAGACGGTACGGCGCATGATCAATACGCTGGTAGCGGATCTGATCAGGCAAAGCGCGATCAATATCGCCGATGCGCGTCCGGATGATTTATCCGCGGTGCGGGCGGCGCCCGTACTGATCGGCTTCAGCAATAAAATCCTGCGGGAACAGCAGGAATTGAAGAAATTCCTGCGCGACAATCTTTACCGGCACTACCAAGTGGCGCGCATGAGCACCAAGGCGCGTCATACCATCGAGATGCTATTCAACGCGTTCCACTCCGATATCCTGTTGCTTCCGCCCAAGTACCAGACCAAATATTCTCAGGGTAAACATCAGGCTATTGCCGACTATATAGCAGGCATGACCGATCGTTACGCTATCCGGGAATACCGGCGATTGTTCGCCATCGACGAGACATAG
- the sufC gene encoding Fe-S cluster assembly ATPase SufC, which yields MIYQDSKTLLDIRGLRATVNGIEILKGIDLTVRSGEIHAIMGTNGSGKSTLAKVLAGHNAYEVTDGSVTFEGNNLFDLEPEERARAGLFLAFQYPIEIPGVANSHFLRLAYNTVQAQRGKEELDPLEFEDFVREKMKLLEMNPDFLDRGVNEGFSGGEKKRNEILQMALLEPRLAILDETDSGLDIDALRIVTNGVNRLTNKDNAIILVTHYQRLLNYIVPDYVHVMESGRIIKTGGKELALELETRGYDWVSVEQRAAARA from the coding sequence ATGATCTACCAGGACAGCAAAACGCTGCTCGACATACGCGGATTGCGGGCGACCGTCAATGGCATCGAGATACTCAAGGGTATCGATTTGACGGTCAGAAGTGGTGAAATCCACGCCATCATGGGAACGAATGGTTCGGGTAAAAGTACCCTTGCAAAAGTACTCGCCGGTCATAATGCCTATGAAGTCACTGATGGCTCGGTGACGTTTGAAGGCAACAACCTGTTCGATCTTGAACCGGAGGAGCGTGCGCGTGCTGGCCTATTCCTTGCTTTTCAGTACCCGATAGAGATACCTGGCGTCGCCAACAGCCATTTTCTGCGTCTTGCTTACAATACCGTGCAGGCCCAACGCGGCAAGGAAGAACTTGATCCGCTCGAGTTTGAGGACTTTGTGCGTGAAAAGATGAAATTGCTTGAAATGAATCCGGATTTTCTCGATCGGGGTGTCAATGAAGGTTTTTCCGGCGGAGAGAAAAAAAGAAACGAAATATTGCAAATGGCGCTGCTTGAGCCACGGCTGGCGATTCTTGACGAGACCGACTCCGGCCTCGACATTGATGCCCTCAGGATCGTTACCAATGGCGTGAACCGGCTTACGAACAAAGACAACGCCATCATACTGGTGACGCATTACCAGCGCCTTCTCAACTATATCGTGCCGGACTATGTGCATGTGATGGAGTCGGGCCGTATTATCAAGACGGGTGGAAAAGAGCTGGCACTGGAGCTGGAAACGCGTGGTTACGATTGGGTCAGCGTCGAGCAACGCGCCGCAGCCAGAGCATGA
- a CDS encoding response regulator transcription factor: protein MHILIIEDDPAIATNLYDFLEARGHSVDAAADGITGLHLAVTQRFDGILLDLGLPGMDGITLCRKLRQEANLDTPVLMLTARDTLADKLKGFDCGADDYLVKPFALKEVEARLAAMHKRHGGKVTSRILESDDLSFDPKTLSVRFAGAAVKLPPKCIRLLALMMGEPGRVFSRRELESEVWGDAQGTSDTLRSHMHELRRALTRAGGYDPIETVHGLGYRLISRAGV from the coding sequence GTGCATATACTTATTATTGAAGACGATCCCGCGATTGCCACTAACCTTTACGATTTTCTGGAAGCTCGCGGACACAGTGTTGATGCCGCCGCGGACGGCATCACGGGCCTGCATCTCGCGGTTACGCAGCGATTTGACGGTATTCTGCTCGATCTCGGCTTGCCGGGCATGGACGGCATTACCTTGTGTCGCAAGCTTCGCCAGGAAGCAAATCTCGATACGCCTGTGCTGATGCTGACAGCGCGCGATACGCTGGCGGACAAGCTGAAAGGTTTTGATTGCGGAGCGGACGACTATCTGGTCAAGCCTTTCGCGTTAAAGGAGGTGGAGGCGCGTCTGGCCGCGATGCATAAACGGCACGGAGGCAAAGTTACCAGCCGTATACTGGAAAGCGATGATCTGTCGTTCGATCCAAAAACGTTGTCGGTCCGTTTTGCGGGCGCAGCCGTCAAATTGCCGCCAAAATGTATCCGCCTGCTCGCGCTCATGATGGGTGAACCCGGCCGCGTATTCAGCCGACGGGAGCTGGAGTCGGAAGTCTGGGGCGATGCGCAGGGGACCAGCGATACCTTGCGCAGTCATATGCACGAATTGCGCCGTGCATTGACCCGGGCTGGCGGCTATGATCCGATAGAGACAGTTCATGGCCTCGGCTACCGCCTCATTTCCCGTGCCGGGGTTTAA